From Actinoplanes oblitus, a single genomic window includes:
- a CDS encoding DUF501 domain-containing protein: protein MEAPSPADLDIVAAQLGRRPRGTRAIAHRCPCGNPDVVETSPRLDDGTPFPTMYYLTCPHATAACSRLESAGVMRDMQERLSTDPELAAHYARAHRDYLDRRQAIDDVPEIHDVSAGGMPDRVKCLHVHLGHALAAGRGVNPFGDEVRDAVEPWWAEGPCVKRDEC from the coding sequence ATGGAAGCACCAAGCCCCGCCGACCTCGACATCGTGGCGGCCCAGCTCGGCCGCCGTCCCCGCGGCACCCGGGCGATCGCGCACCGCTGCCCATGCGGCAACCCGGACGTGGTGGAGACCTCACCGCGGCTGGACGACGGCACGCCGTTCCCGACGATGTACTACCTCACCTGCCCGCACGCCACCGCCGCCTGCTCCCGGCTGGAGTCGGCCGGCGTGATGCGCGACATGCAGGAGCGGCTCAGCACCGACCCGGAGCTGGCCGCCCACTACGCCCGCGCGCACCGGGACTATCTGGACCGGCGCCAGGCGATCGACGACGTGCCGGAGATCCACGACGTCTCGGCCGGCGGCATGCCGGACCGGGTGAAGTGCCTGCACGTCCACCTGGGACACGCGCTGGCCGCCGGCCGCGGGGTGAACCCGTTCGGCGACGAGGTGCGGGACGCCGTCGAGCCGTGGTGGGCCGAGGGCCCCTGCGTCAAGCGCGACGAATGCTGA
- the eno gene encoding phosphopyruvate hydratase, which translates to MATIEAIVAREILDSRGNPTVEVEVGLDDGTVGRAAVPSGASTGAFEALELRDGDKGRYLGKGVEKAVANIEDKIADELIGYEASEQRLIDQKMLDLDGTDTKSELGANAILGVSLAVAKAAALSAELPLFRYVGGPNAAVLPVPMMNIVNGGAHADSNVDVQEFMIAPIGAPTFREALRSGAEVYHALKSVLKKKGLSTGLGDEGGFAPNLPANAAALDLIAEAVQAAGFSLGSDIVLAMDVAATEFYKDGSYVFEGSPKSTDEMIAYYAKLAADYPIVSIEDPLAEDDWAGWSAMTEQLGNKIQIVGDDLFVTNPQRIARGIAEAAGNAVLVKVNQIGSLTETLDAVDLAHRAGFKTMMSHRSGETEDTTIADLAVAVGSGQIKTGAPARSDRVAKYNQLLRIEEQLESAARYAGAGAFPRYRVA; encoded by the coding sequence ATGGCCACCATTGAAGCGATCGTCGCCCGCGAGATCCTGGATTCCCGGGGCAACCCGACCGTCGAGGTCGAGGTCGGCCTGGACGACGGCACTGTCGGCCGCGCGGCGGTCCCGTCCGGTGCCTCCACCGGCGCGTTCGAGGCGCTGGAGCTGCGTGACGGCGACAAGGGCCGGTACCTCGGCAAGGGCGTGGAGAAGGCCGTCGCCAACATCGAGGACAAGATCGCCGACGAGCTGATCGGTTACGAGGCGAGCGAGCAGCGCCTGATCGACCAGAAGATGCTCGACCTGGACGGCACCGACACCAAGTCGGAGCTGGGCGCCAACGCGATCCTGGGTGTCTCCCTCGCGGTCGCCAAGGCCGCCGCGCTCTCCGCCGAGCTCCCGCTGTTCCGTTACGTCGGTGGCCCGAACGCCGCCGTCCTGCCGGTCCCGATGATGAACATCGTGAACGGTGGCGCGCACGCCGACTCCAACGTCGACGTGCAGGAGTTCATGATCGCCCCGATCGGCGCCCCGACCTTCCGTGAGGCGCTGCGCAGCGGCGCCGAGGTCTACCACGCGCTGAAGTCGGTGCTGAAGAAGAAGGGCCTCTCCACCGGCCTGGGCGACGAGGGCGGCTTCGCGCCGAACCTGCCGGCCAACGCCGCCGCGCTGGACCTGATCGCCGAGGCCGTCCAGGCCGCCGGCTTCTCCCTGGGCAGCGACATCGTGCTGGCCATGGACGTCGCCGCGACCGAGTTCTACAAGGACGGGTCGTACGTCTTCGAGGGCTCGCCCAAGTCGACCGACGAGATGATCGCCTACTACGCGAAGCTCGCCGCCGACTACCCGATCGTCTCCATCGAGGACCCGCTGGCCGAGGACGACTGGGCCGGCTGGAGCGCGATGACCGAGCAGCTCGGTAACAAGATCCAGATCGTCGGCGACGACCTGTTCGTCACCAACCCGCAGCGCATCGCCCGCGGCATCGCCGAGGCGGCCGGCAACGCGGTGCTGGTCAAGGTGAACCAGATCGGCTCGCTGACCGAGACGCTGGACGCCGTGGACCTGGCCCACCGGGCCGGCTTCAAGACCATGATGTCGCACCGCTCCGGTGAGACCGAGGACACCACGATCGCCGACCTGGCCGTCGCGGTCGGTTCCGGCCAGATCAAGACCGGCGCCCCGGCCCGCTCGGACCGCGTCGCCAAGTACAACCAGCTCCTGCGCATCGAGGAGCAGCTGGAGAGCGCCGCCCGGTACGCCGGTGCGGGCGCGTTCCCGCGTTACCGCGTCGCGTAA
- a CDS encoding Ppx/GppA phosphatase family protein, translated as MRVAAIDCGTNAIRLLIADVDGDRLTDVVRKMVIVRLGEGVDRTGMLSPAAIERTRVALAGYAAEIAAAGVRRTRMCATSASRDASNAQDFRDMVRGVLGLDPEVISGAEEAALSFLGAVKGLDAPGPYLVFDLGGGSTEFVTGTDTVEHAISMDIGCVRMTERHLHDDPPTADQLAAAEKDITAAVDTALAAVPGREARTLVGLAGTVATVAALAHDLPEYDSARIHHSRVSRDAVSRVTGDLLGMTVEQRRALPVMHPGRADVIGGGALIMRVIMERSGQHTVIASEHDILDGIAFGLAAD; from the coding sequence ATGAGAGTCGCCGCCATCGACTGCGGGACCAACGCGATCCGCCTGCTGATCGCCGACGTCGACGGCGATCGGCTGACCGACGTCGTACGGAAAATGGTGATCGTCCGTCTCGGCGAGGGCGTGGACCGTACCGGGATGCTGTCACCCGCCGCGATCGAGCGCACCCGGGTCGCGCTGGCGGGTTACGCCGCGGAGATCGCCGCGGCCGGTGTCCGGAGGACCCGGATGTGCGCCACCTCGGCCTCCCGGGACGCCTCGAACGCGCAGGATTTCCGGGACATGGTCCGCGGCGTGCTGGGCCTGGACCCCGAGGTGATCTCCGGCGCGGAGGAGGCTGCCCTCTCCTTCCTCGGCGCGGTCAAGGGCCTCGACGCTCCGGGCCCCTACCTGGTCTTCGACCTGGGCGGCGGTTCCACCGAGTTCGTCACCGGGACGGACACCGTCGAGCACGCGATCTCGATGGACATCGGCTGCGTCCGGATGACCGAGCGGCACCTGCACGACGACCCGCCGACCGCGGACCAGCTGGCGGCGGCCGAGAAGGACATCACGGCCGCCGTGGACACCGCCCTGGCGGCCGTCCCGGGCCGGGAGGCGCGCACCCTGGTCGGCCTGGCCGGTACGGTCGCCACCGTGGCGGCGCTGGCGCACGACCTGCCGGAGTACGACTCGGCCCGCATCCACCACAGCCGGGTCAGCCGGGACGCGGTCAGCCGGGTCACCGGCGACCTGCTCGGGATGACCGTCGAGCAGCGGCGGGCGCTGCCGGTGATGCATCCGGGCCGGGCCGACGTGATCGGCGGCGGGGCCTTGATCATGCGCGTCATCATGGAGCGTTCCGGCCAGCACACGGTGATCGCCTCGGAGCACGACATCCTCGACGGGATCGCGTTCGGCCTGGCCGCCGACTGA
- a CDS encoding amino-acid N-acetyltransferase, with protein MLIRRARTGDVKAIRALVDTYTTDRRLLSKATVTLYECVQEFWVAVDEDDVVVGCGALHVMWEDLAEIRTVAVHPDKRGHKIGHKIVGALLDQARELGVRRVFCLTFETGFFGSFGFTEIDGAPVPHAVYEQLLRSYDEGVAEFLDLERVKPNTLGNKRMLLHL; from the coding sequence ATGCTGATCCGCCGCGCCCGGACCGGCGACGTCAAGGCGATCCGTGCCCTGGTCGACACGTACACCACCGACCGGCGGCTGCTCAGCAAGGCGACGGTCACCCTCTACGAGTGCGTCCAGGAGTTCTGGGTGGCAGTCGACGAGGACGACGTGGTGGTCGGCTGCGGCGCCCTGCACGTGATGTGGGAGGACCTGGCCGAGATCCGCACGGTCGCCGTGCACCCCGACAAGCGCGGGCACAAGATCGGCCACAAGATCGTCGGCGCGCTTCTCGACCAGGCGCGTGAGCTGGGCGTACGCCGGGTCTTCTGCCTCACCTTCGAGACCGGGTTCTTCGGCTCGTTCGGGTTCACCGAGATCGACGGCGCCCCGGTGCCGCACGCCGTCTACGAGCAGCTGCTGCGCTCCTACGACGAGGGTGTCGCCGAGTTCCTCGACCTGGAGCGGGTCAAGCCGAACACGCTGGGCAACAAGCGGATGCTGCTGCACCTGTGA
- a CDS encoding FtsB family cell division protein: protein MTQRRMPSGQGPSRRATGATGRPGSRTRVTGPVRTEARPTVRVPTSRSARPAGSRRTSQSGGPAAKRTAAPRPRSLTSRATVLLAIFVVLALAYTYPLRIYLQQEAQIAEMERAQAAQQAKIAETRKELAKWGDDDYIRIQAREQGFFVRPGETPLRVYSDPDAAARESDQKSPAAAPDRWYDTLWHSVQAANAEPSN from the coding sequence ATGACACAGCGCCGCATGCCGAGCGGTCAGGGCCCGTCCCGTCGCGCGACCGGCGCCACCGGCCGTCCCGGCTCGCGGACCCGGGTCACCGGTCCGGTCCGGACCGAGGCACGCCCGACCGTGCGGGTGCCCACGTCCCGCTCCGCGCGGCCGGCCGGCTCCCGGCGGACGTCACAGTCCGGCGGCCCGGCGGCCAAACGCACCGCCGCCCCACGCCCGCGCTCGCTGACCAGCCGGGCCACCGTCCTGCTCGCGATCTTCGTGGTTCTCGCCCTGGCCTACACCTACCCGTTGCGGATCTACCTGCAGCAGGAGGCGCAGATCGCGGAGATGGAGCGGGCGCAGGCCGCCCAGCAGGCCAAGATCGCCGAGACCCGCAAGGAGCTGGCGAAGTGGGGCGACGACGACTACATCCGGATTCAGGCCCGGGAGCAGGGTTTCTTCGTGCGCCCGGGTGAGACGCCGCTGCGGGTCTACTCCGACCCGGACGCCGCGGCTCGCGAGTCCGATCAGAAATCCCCGGCGGCCGCTCCGGACCGCTGGTACGACACGCTGTGGCACAGCGTCCAAGCCGCCAACGCGGAGCCTTCGAACTGA